From the genome of Streptomyces sp. NBC_00659, one region includes:
- a CDS encoding sortase-dependent protein encodes MRRTVFSATALACTAVLVGTVPAFADGTSPSPRTRPGVTAAPAPASPRATRAPSAVPSPVPTRARASRQVSVRPSGAPDTGVATTATPSSVPGALVGGSAAAVFAAGAAVLVVRRRRATGA; translated from the coding sequence ATGCGCCGAACCGTCTTCAGTGCCACGGCACTCGCGTGCACCGCCGTACTGGTGGGCACGGTGCCCGCGTTCGCCGACGGGACCTCCCCGAGCCCCAGGACCCGTCCGGGCGTCACCGCCGCCCCGGCCCCGGCGAGCCCCCGCGCGACCCGGGCGCCCTCCGCCGTTCCCAGCCCCGTGCCGACGCGGGCGCGGGCCTCGCGGCAGGTCTCCGTCCGGCCGAGCGGAGCGCCCGACACCGGTGTGGCGACGACCGCGACGCCGTCCTCGGTCCCGGGCGCGCTCGTCGGCGGGAGCGCCGCCGCCGTGTTCGCCGCGGGCGCGGCCGTCCTCGTCGTACGCCGTCGGCGGGCGACCGGGGCATGA
- a CDS encoding class F sortase, producing the protein MTPLSRRAFVTTAAAALLVGCGGHPAAPPARPGGTSATARPGGASTAAGPAAKPARALGRSVPVGLRIPAIGVDTPLIRLGLAPDGSVQVPPIAAHDRAGWYRHSPTPGQKGPSVILGHVTVGSYGDGVFRHLARLRHGDRIVVRLENGGSAEFTVGDVRTVAKVDFPADAVYGDVDRPELRLITCGGPRSGSVYRDNVIVFAALTSANP; encoded by the coding sequence ATGACGCCTCTCTCCAGGCGCGCGTTCGTCACCACGGCCGCGGCCGCGCTGCTCGTGGGCTGCGGCGGCCACCCGGCCGCCCCGCCCGCGCGGCCCGGCGGCACATCCGCGACCGCACGGCCCGGCGGCGCGTCCACGGCCGCAGGGCCGGCCGCGAAGCCGGCGCGTGCGCTCGGGCGTTCGGTGCCGGTCGGGCTGCGGATACCGGCCATCGGGGTCGACACCCCGCTGATCCGGCTCGGACTGGCCCCGGACGGCAGCGTGCAGGTGCCCCCGATCGCGGCACACGACCGGGCCGGCTGGTACCGGCACTCGCCGACGCCCGGCCAGAAGGGCCCGTCGGTGATCCTCGGTCATGTCACGGTCGGCTCGTACGGCGACGGGGTCTTCCGTCACCTCGCGCGGCTGCGCCACGGCGACCGGATCGTGGTGCGTCTGGAGAACGGTGGGTCGGCCGAGTTCACCGTCGGCGACGTCCGTACGGTCGCCAAGGTCGACTTCCCGGCCGACGCGGTCTACGGCGACGTGGACCGCCCGGAGCTGCGGCTCATCACCTGCGGAGGTCCCCGCTCCGGAAGCGTCTACCGCGACAACGTGATCGTGTTCGCGGCGCTCACCTCCGCGAACCCCTGA
- a CDS encoding RNA polymerase sigma factor: protein MKGSREKAASELFAALYPRLAGWCRRLVDDDGTAHEIASEAFTRLWSRWTSVAEPRGFLYVTAANLVRDHWRKLERERRAMYRATAEAVVGPPNEQADPSVRLLVQSLPERLRVPILLHYYADMPIREVAALTGRKEGTIKADLHAARETLRAHLRRSLDHTL from the coding sequence TTGAAAGGGTCCCGTGAGAAGGCAGCGTCCGAGCTGTTCGCCGCCCTCTATCCGCGCCTCGCCGGCTGGTGCCGCCGTCTCGTCGACGACGACGGGACGGCCCACGAGATCGCCTCGGAGGCGTTCACCCGGCTCTGGTCCCGCTGGACCTCCGTCGCCGAGCCGCGGGGGTTCCTCTACGTCACGGCGGCCAACCTCGTCCGGGACCACTGGCGCAAGCTGGAGCGGGAACGCAGGGCGATGTACCGGGCCACCGCCGAGGCCGTCGTCGGCCCGCCCAACGAGCAGGCCGATCCGTCCGTACGTCTGCTCGTGCAGTCGCTGCCCGAACGGCTGCGCGTCCCGATCCTGCTGCACTACTACGCTGACATGCCGATCCGGGAGGTGGCCGCGCTGACCGGGCGCAAGGAAGGAACGATCAAGGCCGATCTCCACGCGGCCCGCGAAACGCTCCGCGCCCACCTGAGGAGAAGTCTTGATCACACACTCTGA